Part of the Sphingomonas sp. KR3-1 genome is shown below.
TCGAGGCGATATGGCCCGAAAGCCCGTCATGCAGGTCGCGCATCAGCCGCTGGCGCTCCTGCTCGCGCGCGAACTTGGTGGCGAGCACGCGCTCCTGCTCGTGCAACTCGGCGAGCTCCGCTTCGCGCACCCCGAGCCTCTGCGTGAGTGTCTCATTGGCCGCATCGAGCCGGTTGGTCGCGGCGGCGAGGCGGCCGAGGAAGATTCCAGCCAGCACCAGCGCCATGATCGGGGTGGCATAGGGCAGCAGCAGCACGCCGCGATCGACAAGCCCCGAGCCCGTGCCGATGTCGAGCGCGGCGAACCAGATGAATAGCATCCACCCCGCGGCGAGCAGCCCGTTCTCGCCACCGTCGCGGCGCAGATAATCGCGCACCAGCTCCAAGGCGGCAGCGGCGATCAGCACGACCGAGGCGATGCCGGTAAGCGCGGTTAGCAGTGCGAAGGGAAGCTGCGCCGCATAGCCGAGGAGAAGCAGGAGAGGCAGCGCCGGCAGCAGCCAGGGCAGCCAGCGCGCCGGTCTGGCACGCACCGCGGCGCGCGCCAGGCCGAGCGCCGCCGTGGCGGTCACCACGGCGGGCAACAAGGTGAGGCGGTTCTGCCAGTCCTCTCCCACAATCCCACCCGGGGAAAGCTCGAGCGCCCCGGCCACGAGACTACTCGTCCCCGCCAGCGCGAACCAGCCGAAGATGCGATCCTGGGGGCGCAGAAGCCCGATCGCGATGGCACCGACCAGCAGCAAGAGGTGCACGCCGATCATCGTGACACGAAGCTGGTCGCCGAGAAAGGCGCGCAGCTGATAATTGCCGGCCACCGCCTCCGCATCGCCGAGATAGGGCGCCGAGAGATAGCCTGGCCGCGGCCCGGCGTGGCGTTCCTGGACGATTTCGATCCGGTTCATGCCGGGGCGGAGCAACCCGTCGGGCACGGGCGCGAATTGGGCGACGCGCGTGATCGGCTCCGCCCAGCTCGCCGCGCGCTGCAGCGGCAATTCGCGGCCGTTGAGGAACAGCCGCAGCGCCACCCGCGAAAGCGGAAGCAGGATCGCCTGCCGTGCGGACACAGCGCCGCGCAGCTCGAAATCGATCCGGTAGCGGGCGACGGCGGGCCCAGCCGACATGCGCCGGGACCAGGAGAAGGGCAAGGCGACCGTGCGCGGCGCTGCCCCATCGATCGTCACGATCGCGCGGTCGAACCGCAGCGCGCCGCGCGGCTCGGGCAGATGGAGGAGGAGAGGCAGCAGGGCGATCAGCGCCATCAGCGCGATCAGCGGCACCAGCGTGGCCGGTGGGCGGCGCACCCCGGTGACAGGCTGCGTCGCCGCGCTCAAATCCGCAGCAGCCCCCGCTGCGTCGCTTCGAACACGGCCTCGGAGCGATTGCTCACCGCAAGCTTGCGATAGATGTTGCGGATGTGGACCGGCACGGTCTGGCGCGAGATCGCCAGCCGCTCGGCGATCTCGTCATAGGTAAAGCCCTTGGCGATGCCCCAGAGAATGTCCATCTCGCGCGCGGTGAGGTCGGATTGGCTGAGGTGCGGCCGTCCGGTATCCTCCTGCCCGGCGAGCCGGCGCACCAGCACCCGGGCAATGCTGGACGAGATTGGCGACTTGCCTGCCATCACGTCATTGACCGCGTCGATCAGGTCGATCGCATAGGCATCCTTGAGCAGATAGCCCGCGGCTCCCGCTTCGATCGCGTCGAGCACGGTGCGCTCGTCGGCCAGAACCGAGATCACCATCGCCTCGGCCTCGGGCTGGAGCGTCTTGAGCTGGCGGATCGCCGTGATGCCGTTGCCGTCGGGCAGGCGCAGATCAGTGACGAGCAGGTCGATCGCATGCGCCTGAAGCGCTGCCAGGCTCTCCTGCAGCGTGCTGCACGCCGCGACCAGCACCGCGCGATCCCATTGCTCGATGATCGCGCGCAGACGTTCGCGCACGGGCGCGTCGTCTTCGGTAAGCAGGATCCGCCAAGGTTCGCGATGCTGTGGCGCATTGCCGGCGCTTTCCGAATTCTGCATGCGCCCGATCCGTCCGCTCCCGTGAAGCCTGCGCTCGTACATCTGCCTGCGGCGTGCGCAGTTCGCCATGCCCGTGTGCACCCCCGTGCGCCCCGCCGACGCCCCGGCCAATACCATATTCATG
Proteins encoded:
- a CDS encoding response regulator transcription factor, producing MQNSESAGNAPQHREPWRILLTEDDAPVRERLRAIIEQWDRAVLVAACSTLQESLAALQAHAIDLLVTDLRLPDGNGITAIRQLKTLQPEAEAMVISVLADERTVLDAIEAGAAGYLLKDAYAIDLIDAVNDVMAGKSPISSSIARVLVRRLAGQEDTGRPHLSQSDLTAREMDILWGIAKGFTYDEIAERLAISRQTVPVHIRNIYRKLAVSNRSEAVFEATQRGLLRI
- a CDS encoding ATP-binding protein, with amino-acid sequence MRRPPATLVPLIALMALIALLPLLLHLPEPRGALRFDRAIVTIDGAAPRTVALPFSWSRRMSAGPAVARYRIDFELRGAVSARQAILLPLSRVALRLFLNGRELPLQRAASWAEPITRVAQFAPVPDGLLRPGMNRIEIVQERHAGPRPGYLSAPYLGDAEAVAGNYQLRAFLGDQLRVTMIGVHLLLLVGAIAIGLLRPQDRIFGWFALAGTSSLVAGALELSPGGIVGEDWQNRLTLLPAVVTATAALGLARAAVRARPARWLPWLLPALPLLLLLGYAAQLPFALLTALTGIASVVLIAAAALELVRDYLRRDGGENGLLAAGWMLFIWFAALDIGTGSGLVDRGVLLLPYATPIMALVLAGIFLGRLAAATNRLDAANETLTQRLGVREAELAELHEQERVLATKFAREQERQRLMRDLHDGLSGHIASIIAMAEREAQFDIEQTAREALDDLRLVIHSLDIGSEDLPVVLGYFRERITPLFRRLGIELNWSMGPIPATTGLTPANALSLLRILQEAITNAIRHGPARVINVVICAGSSGELVISVENDGREIEIGNERGGNGLNNMRHRAASLGGTLEVSPSALGTRLRLTLPSELPNLGS